A stretch of the Nematostella vectensis chromosome 1, jaNemVect1.1, whole genome shotgun sequence genome encodes the following:
- the LOC5520346 gene encoding protein BTN1, producing the protein MPSTIWERFRQALCKLVPSKEYEKKANATVSTADVLVFLVFGTLSFFNQEMLYTAAEDILSGRKLPTASIFVTFITPLMAVKILCPWFIQRVPYLVKTLLITTFMIVGILIIVYAESTKLKLLGIAMNAMATGASELVFLSLTSFYPQICISSFVAGTGLSSLVAPLYYTGVTTWSCVPPKTAILITAPWSILIMIAYAILNKEPIANSPCSSPSLGKRSKGVSYEKIESDGSSEDEELTEFDQTKLSLTRPLDCKEKGLAAWKIFPFMLPLFFSFFAEYLITSSVVTTVSFPGSGIRPRDHYLYYSLSYRIGKFVGRSYLFFISLFGDFSRFLLCRHTWIFALINLILLMFFALESWYHFVPGIGLIIVMCSAVGLVSGLIVLHSPHAVASVTETREREFAFGLLTLGNAIGAFSAGLVGLGVEPFLQSECKMHFISEQMYCFTRHRNATGWSSNIHC; encoded by the exons ATGCCAAGTACTATATGGGAAAGATTCCGACAAGCGCTATGCAAGCTCGTTCCTTCCAAAGAGTACGAAAAGAAAGCCAACGCTACGGTGTCTACGGCGGACGTACTAGTGTTTCTAGTCTTCGGAACGCTGTCATTTTTCAACCAAGAGATGCTTTACACTGCCGCCGAAGATATTCTAAGCGGGCGAAAACTGCCCACGGCTTCAATCTTTGTGACTTTCATAACTCCGTTGATGGCTGTTAAAATATTATGTCCCTGGTTTATACAAAGGGTACCTTATTTAGTCAAGACCTTGTTGATCACGACTTTCATGATTGTCGGCATTTTGATCATAGTGTACGCAGAAAGCACAAAGCTCAAGTTACTTGGCATCGCGATGAATGCTATGGCGACTGGGGCAAGCGAGTTGGTCTTCCTTTCACTCACTTCATTTTACCCTCAAATCTGCATCAGTTCTTTCGTGGCTGGAACTGGTCTATCATCTCTGGTTGCGCCTTTATACTATACAG gtgtcACGACTTGGAGCTGTGTACCGCCCAAGACAGCTATCCTAATAACGGCCCCTTGGTCCATCCTCATCATGATCGCATACGCCATCCTTAATAAGGAGCCCATCGCCAATAGCCCCTGCTCAAGTCCGTCCCTCGGCAAGCGGTCCAAGGGAGTGTCGTACGAGAAGATCGAAAGTGATGGGTCCTCGGAAGACGAGGAGCTCACGGAATTCGATCAGACCAAACTCAGCCTGACCCGACCGCTCGATTGCAAGGAGAAGGGGCTGGCCGCGTGGAAGATTTTCCCGTTTATGCTGCCTCTCTTCTTCAGCTTCTTCGCCGAATACCTCATCACTTCATCAGTGGTAACAACAGTGTCGTTCCCAGGCTCCGGCATCCGCCCGCGGGATCACTACTTGTACTACTCGCTATCCTACCGCATCGGCAAGTTCGTGGGGCGATCCTATCTGTTCTTTATTTCCTTGTTTGGGGACTTCTCCCGCTTCTTGCTGTGCCGTCACACGTGGATCTTCGCACTGATCAATCTTATCCTCCTCATGTTCTTCGCCCTGGAATCCTGGTACCACTTTGTCCCCGGTATCGGTCTCATTATCGTCATGTGCTCGGCCGTCGGCCTTGTCTCGGGGCTCATCGTGCTACACTCGCCACACGCCGTTGCCTCGGTTACCGAGACCCGAGAGCGCGAATTTGCGTTCGGGCTTCTTACGCTGGGTAACGCTATTGGTGCATTCAGCGCAGGCTTGGTTGGGTTGGGGGTGGAACCGTTTCTGCAGTCGGAGTGTAAGATGCACTTCATCAGTGAGCAAATGTATTGCTTCACTCGCCATCGTAACGCGACCGGCTGGAGCTCTAATATTCACTGTTAA